The Candidatus Binataceae bacterium genomic sequence CCATGAGTTTACGCAAGCCGGTGATCCGATACTACTTGCGCGCGAGGACCGCCTGAACCGGCCGCGAGCCCGCCGCTTCACGCAATTCGACATTGCCAAAGCCCGCCTCTTCCAGCATCCGGCGATAATCGGCAAGGGTATAGACGTCGCCCTGCTGCGTGAAGATCAGCATGTTCATGCCGAACAGCAGGGCGGGGCGGTTTTGCTTGCGCTCGTCGTCGGGGATTGGCCCATGCACGAGCAGCCGTCCTCCGGGTTCCAGCGCCTGATATAGCCGGCGGCTCAACTCAACGACCTTTTGCGGGCCGTAAATCTGAAAGATGTTGCAGGCCAGGATCAGGTCGTAGCCCGCTCCAAGGTCGTCGTGGAACAGGTCGCCGGGACGAAATTCAACCCGCTCGCGCAGCCCCTCGCGCTCGGCGTCCTTTTCAGTCAGCCGCAGCACGTTGGCATAGTCGAAGCTGACCAGGCGTGCCTGGGGAAAGCGCTTCAAGAGCGAAAAACCGTAAAATCCGCTGCCGCAGGCGATATCCAGAATCAAGCGCGGGCCTGCCTCATTCATAACCTCGGCCAGTAGTTCCGCCAGCGCCTTGCCGTTGGCCGCCGCCATCTGGCGCGAGTTGCGCTCGAATTCTTCCCAAAAAGGATGTTCCACTGCTTCCGCGCTTTGCGCGGTCAGTGGATGGCCGCCACGAACGATATCTGCCAGATGGTGCGCACCTTCCCAAAACCACGGCGCGTTGTTGATCCCAATCTGGCCACCCATATAGGTGGGCGCGCCCTTGACCAGTAGCCGGCCCATCTCCTCGGAAAGGCTCAGCCGTTCGCCCTGGCGTTGGAGTAGGCCCAGGCCGACCAGCGCGTCGCACAGCAGACGCATTGCGCGCGGCGCCGCCTTCTTGGCCTCGGCCAACCCCGCGGGAGTGTCGATGCCATGGGCGATCAAGGTGAAAATTTCCAATTCCAATGCCGCCTTAAGGGCGCCGGCCGCCAGATGGCCTTGGGCGATTGACATTAGCTGCTGCATTGGGGAGGGGGTTGGATGGTCGGCCACGTCATTTTCTCCATTCACGAGGATGGGCGGGCAGCGCCGTCAAGCGGATGAAGGATGTTCCGGCAGCCAGTCCCGTACCGCGACATAAGCTGCTTTAACCTGACCTAGCACATGGTCGGCATCCGTGAACAGTCTCAAATTTTTGAGTACGCCGGTTGGCGCCCGGTTCCACTCTTGCTGGTCAAATGGGAGCTATCCAACGGCGGCGGGCGGATTAGGTCAGCCTTTGACGGCCAGAACCGCTCGGATGGCTTAGGTCAGGACCTCAAACGATGCCGATTTATCAGGCCCCAATTGCGAGCTTTGAACGCGCATGCTACCCAGTTAAGGTCAAACTGCATGCGTTGAAGATCACGAGGCGGCGTACCCAAGTGGCAAGGGAGAGGTCTGCAAAACCTCGATGCAGCGGTTCGAATCCGCTCGCCGCCTCCAAAAGCCCGCAAAAAACTTAACCGCCGTATTGTAGTCATCAACCATTAGGGGGCGCGGCCATCTGCGCCTGGATCCTCGTTGGAACCGGTACGCCGGAATCGGGCAATCTCCTCCCATGTGGATGGCTCTGCGACGCCCCGCATTGGAAAGAAAATGGAAAGAGCTCAGGCTGCCCCGCCTTTATCGAACAAGATAAGAGAAGGGACAGCATCGGGATTCCGCACGGCGCGATGGGTCGTTCGACCCGGTGCCGCGCTAACTCGAACTCGGAGCAATTTAAACAGTTGCCGCAATATCCTCCGGCCATACCCGGTTGCCGGTCAGCCGGCGATATTCCGCGATCGAAATGATTCGCTGCGCACGCTCATCCCACAATATGTATTTCAACGCCTTAGGTACTCCGGACAACGTGATACGGGTTACATCCGAGAACATATCCCGATGTTCGTTGTGGCATGCGATCAACCGATAGTTGGGAATCCTGGCAGATAGATGGTGAATGTGATGATACCCGATGTTGGCGGTGAACCAGTTCAACCAGCGCGGCAAAAGCAAAAAGCTGGTTCCTTCTATGACAGCGGTTTCGTAGTCCCAACCTCGAGTGTGGCTGGCGTAGGAATGCTCGAAATTGTGCTGCACGGTAAACAGCATGATTCCCACGCCACCGGCGATCGACAGGCTGATTAAATAGATCGCGAAAAACCGCGCTGTGCCCATCGTCCAGCTCATTAGTATCCATCCAGTCAGCAATACGAGATTGTTGCTGAACATGTGCCAGTATTGCTTGCGCGACTTCCAATAGGGCGATTTGAAACCGGCTAAGTGCGCTATCATCGTCAGGTGAGGCTGCGCGAGCTTATTTCGGCAGATGTGGAACAACAGGCTGAGACTGCCTTTGAGCCAGGTAAAGCGTGGGTTGAAAATCAAATAGATGAAGCCCACGAAGGGTGTAAAAACGATGCTGCATTTACCGCGATATATTATCCGCCGTGTGCTTGTCAGGGCTTCATATTCCGTGACGGATAGCGTCGTGTAGGGCCCGCGGTATTTCTCCCAGTTGCCATTGTTAGCATGGTGATAGCTATGGTGCT encodes the following:
- a CDS encoding methyltransferase, which encodes MSIAQGHLAAGALKAALELEIFTLIAHGIDTPAGLAEAKKAAPRAMRLLCDALVGLGLLQRQGERLSLSEEMGRLLVKGAPTYMGGQIGINNAPWFWEGAHHLADIVRGGHPLTAQSAEAVEHPFWEEFERNSRQMAAANGKALAELLAEVMNEAGPRLILDIACGSGFYGFSLLKRFPQARLVSFDYANVLRLTEKDAEREGLRERVEFRPGDLFHDDLGAGYDLILACNIFQIYGPQKVVELSRRLYQALEPGGRLLVHGPIPDDERKQNRPALLFGMNMLIFTQQGDVYTLADYRRMLEEAGFGNVELREAAGSRPVQAVLARK
- a CDS encoding fatty acid desaturase encodes the protein MSSILKENRRDIILRHARSDDVSGLTQVVITLGCLALVWWATVLSAKISLWLTVPSIILISLFTLRVFALMHECGHASLFRNQRLNRAFGFVLGVIAGMPQYVWSQHHSYHHANNGNWEKYRGPYTTLSVTEYEALTSTRRIIYRGKCSIVFTPFVGFIYLIFNPRFTWLKGSLSLLFHICRNKLAQPHLTMIAHLAGFKSPYWKSRKQYWHMFSNNLVLLTGWILMSWTMGTARFFAIYLISLSIAGGVGIMLFTVQHNFEHSYASHTRGWDYETAVIEGTSFLLLPRWLNWFTANIGYHHIHHLSARIPNYRLIACHNEHRDMFSDVTRITLSGVPKALKYILWDERAQRIISIAEYRRLTGNRVWPEDIAATV